Proteins from a genomic interval of Streptomyces sp. SID8374:
- the prmC gene encoding peptide chain release factor N(5)-glutamine methyltransferase, translated as MNLLLAEVAQATQRLADAGVPSPRFDAEELAAFVHGVKRGELHQVPDTDFDARYWETIARREAREPLQHITGRAFFRYLELQVGPGVFVPRPETESVVGWAIDAVRAMDVVEPVVVDLCTGSGAIALAMAQEVPRSRVHAVELSEDALKWTRKNAEGSRVTVHKGDALSALPELDGQVDLVISNPPYIPLTEWEYVAPEARDHDPEMALFSGEDGLDTIRGIERTAHRLLRPGGLVVIEHADTQGGQVPWIFTEERGWADAADHPDLNKRPRFATARKALP; from the coding sequence ATGAACCTGCTGCTCGCCGAGGTGGCCCAGGCCACCCAGCGGCTGGCCGACGCCGGTGTCCCCTCACCGCGATTCGACGCCGAGGAACTCGCGGCCTTCGTCCACGGCGTGAAGCGGGGCGAGCTGCACCAGGTGCCCGACACCGACTTCGACGCCCGGTACTGGGAGACCATCGCCCGTCGTGAGGCCCGCGAACCGCTCCAGCACATCACCGGCCGCGCCTTCTTCCGCTACCTGGAGCTCCAGGTCGGACCCGGCGTCTTCGTGCCCCGGCCGGAGACCGAGTCGGTCGTCGGCTGGGCCATAGACGCCGTCCGCGCGATGGACGTCGTGGAGCCCGTCGTCGTCGACCTGTGCACCGGCTCGGGCGCCATCGCGCTCGCCATGGCGCAGGAGGTCCCGCGCTCGCGCGTCCACGCCGTGGAGCTCTCCGAGGACGCCCTCAAGTGGACCCGGAAGAACGCCGAGGGGTCCAGGGTCACCGTCCACAAGGGAGACGCCCTGAGCGCCCTTCCCGAGCTGGACGGCCAGGTCGACCTGGTGATCTCCAACCCGCCGTACATCCCGCTCACCGAGTGGGAGTACGTCGCCCCCGAGGCCCGCGACCACGACCCGGAGATGGCTCTCTTCTCCGGCGAGGACGGCCTCGACACCATCCGCGGCATCGAACGCACCGCCCACCGTCTGCTCCGCCCCGGCGGCCTCGTCGTCATCGAGCACGCCGACACCCAGGGCGGCCAGGTGCCGTGGATCTTCACCGAGGAGCGGGGCTGGGCCGACGCCGCCGACCACCCCGACCTCAACAAGCGGCCCCGGTTCGCCACCGCCCGCAAGGCCCTGCCGTGA
- a CDS encoding homoserine dehydrogenase, translating to MRTRPLKVALLGCGVVGSEVARIMTTHAEDLAARIGAPVELVGVAVRRPSKVREGIDPALITTDATALVQRGDIDVVIEVIGGIEPARTLITTAFENGASVVSANKALLAEDGAALHAAAEKYGRDLYYEAAVAGAIPLVRPLRESLAGDKVNRVLGIVNGTTNFILDKMDTSGAGYSEALDEATALGYAEADPTADVEGFDAAAKAAILAGIAFHTRVKIGDVHREGITEVTAADIASARRMGCTVKLLAICERAADGQSVTARVHPAMIPLSHPLASVREAYNAVFVEAEAAGQLMFYGPGAGGSPTASAVLGDLVAVCRNKLGEATGPGESAYTRLPVSPMGEVVTRYHISLDVADKPGVLAQVATVFAEQGVSIDTVRQQGKDGEASLVVVTHRAPDAALSGTVEALRKLDTVRGVASIMRVEGE from the coding sequence ATGCGTACGCGTCCGCTGAAGGTGGCGCTGCTGGGCTGTGGTGTGGTCGGCTCAGAGGTGGCGCGCATCATGACGACGCACGCCGAAGACCTCGCGGCGCGCATCGGTGCGCCCGTGGAGCTCGTCGGCGTCGCCGTCCGCCGCCCCTCGAAGGTGCGTGAGGGCATCGACCCCGCACTGATCACCACCGACGCGACCGCGCTCGTGCAGCGCGGCGACATCGACGTGGTCATCGAGGTCATCGGGGGCATCGAGCCCGCCCGTACGCTCATCACCACCGCCTTCGAGAACGGCGCGAGCGTCGTCTCCGCCAACAAGGCGCTCCTCGCCGAGGACGGCGCCGCCCTGCACGCCGCCGCCGAGAAATACGGCCGCGATCTCTACTACGAGGCCGCCGTCGCGGGTGCCATCCCGCTGGTACGGCCGCTGCGCGAGTCGCTCGCGGGCGACAAGGTCAACCGGGTGCTCGGCATCGTCAACGGCACGACCAACTTCATCCTCGACAAGATGGACACCAGCGGCGCCGGCTACTCCGAGGCACTCGACGAGGCCACCGCCCTCGGGTACGCCGAGGCCGACCCGACCGCCGACGTCGAGGGCTTCGACGCCGCCGCCAAGGCCGCGATCCTCGCCGGGATCGCCTTCCACACCCGGGTGAAGATCGGCGACGTCCACCGCGAGGGCATCACCGAGGTCACCGCCGCCGACATCGCCTCCGCCCGCCGGATGGGCTGCACGGTCAAGCTCCTCGCCATCTGCGAGCGCGCCGCCGACGGGCAGTCCGTCACCGCCCGCGTCCACCCCGCGATGATCCCGCTCAGCCACCCGCTGGCCTCGGTCCGCGAGGCGTACAACGCGGTGTTCGTCGAGGCCGAGGCCGCCGGGCAGCTGATGTTCTACGGGCCCGGCGCCGGCGGCTCCCCGACCGCCTCGGCCGTCCTCGGCGACCTCGTCGCGGTCTGCCGCAACAAACTGGGCGAGGCCACCGGACCCGGTGAGTCCGCCTACACGCGCCTGCCGGTCAGCCCCATGGGCGAGGTCGTCACGCGCTACCACATCAGCCTCGACGTGGCCGACAAGCCGGGCGTCCTCGCCCAGGTGGCAACGGTCTTCGCCGAGCAGGGCGTATCGATCGATACCGTCCGCCAGCAGGGAAAGGACGGCGAGGCCTCCCTCGTCGTCGTCACCCACCGCGCGCCCGACGCCGCCCTCTCCGGGACCGTCGAAGCGCTGCGCAAGCTCGACACCGTGCGCGGTGTCGCCAGCATCATGCGTGTTGAAGGGGAGTAA
- a CDS encoding LCP family protein, with product MSEQKKTPGRIRGSGTRRRKPSRSHRAKAITAWTVAGVVVVGGAGLGYAYVTLDGNLSSVDIDAKLGTDRPDDVDDGSQDILVLGSDSRSGDNGKYGADEGAARSDTAMVMHVDKGHKSASVVSIPRDTLIERPACASDTTDETVPAAHRAMFNTAYEVGGPACAVKTVESMSGIRMDHYVEVDFTGFEKLIDELGGVEITTRTAINDSKSHLDLEPGTHTLDGEESLGLVRTRKSVGDGSDLGRIQLQQAFIKALMKQAKNVGVFSSPTKLFGLADAATKALTTDSGLGSVKKLTGFANGLKGLGADNVHMVTLPVEYDPADPNRVLPQEQAGKQVWAALKQDRPIPASATEKSAGDKGEAGQVVR from the coding sequence GTGAGCGAGCAGAAGAAGACCCCGGGGCGGATACGCGGCTCCGGCACCCGCCGGAGGAAGCCCTCGCGGAGCCACCGCGCGAAGGCCATCACGGCCTGGACGGTGGCGGGCGTGGTGGTCGTCGGCGGGGCCGGGCTCGGATACGCCTACGTCACCCTCGACGGCAACCTCTCCAGCGTCGACATCGACGCCAAGCTCGGTACCGACCGCCCCGACGACGTGGACGACGGCTCGCAGGACATCCTGGTGCTGGGCTCCGACTCGCGCTCCGGTGACAACGGCAAGTACGGCGCCGACGAGGGCGCCGCCCGCTCCGACACGGCGATGGTCATGCACGTCGACAAGGGCCACAAGTCGGCGAGCGTCGTCTCGATACCGCGCGACACCCTGATCGAACGCCCCGCCTGCGCGAGCGACACCACGGACGAGACGGTCCCCGCCGCCCACCGGGCCATGTTCAACACCGCCTACGAGGTCGGCGGGCCGGCCTGCGCGGTCAAGACCGTCGAATCGATGTCCGGTATCCGCATGGACCACTACGTCGAGGTCGACTTCACCGGCTTCGAGAAGCTCATCGACGAGCTCGGCGGCGTCGAGATCACCACCAGGACCGCGATCAACGACTCCAAGAGCCACCTCGACCTGGAGCCGGGCACCCACACCCTGGACGGCGAGGAGTCCCTCGGCCTCGTCCGTACCCGCAAGAGCGTCGGCGACGGCAGCGACCTGGGCCGTATCCAGCTCCAGCAGGCGTTCATCAAGGCGCTGATGAAGCAGGCCAAGAACGTCGGGGTGTTCTCCAGCCCCACGAAGCTGTTCGGCCTCGCGGACGCCGCCACCAAGGCGCTCACCACCGACTCCGGCCTCGGCTCGGTCAAGAAGCTCACCGGCTTCGCCAACGGCCTCAAGGGGCTCGGCGCGGACAACGTCCACATGGTGACCCTGCCGGTGGAGTACGACCCCGCCGACCCCAACCGGGTCCTCCCGCAGGAACAGGCCGGCAAGCAGGTCTGGGCCGCCCTGAAGCAGGACCGGCCCATCCCCGCCTCCGCCACCGAGAAGTCCGCCGGGGACAAGGGCGAGGCCGGACAGGTGGTGCGCTGA
- the thrC gene encoding threonine synthase, whose product MTSKGTHQWRGIIEEYRDRLPVTATTPVVTLREGGTPLVPAQVLSERTGCEVHLKVEGANPTGSFKDRGMTMAITRAKEEGAKAVICASTGNTSASAAAYAVRAGMVCAVLVPQGKIALGKMGQALVHGAKILQVDGNFDDCLTLARSLSDNYPVALVNSVNPVRIEGQKTAAFEIVDALGDAPDIHVLPVGNAGNITAYWKGYTEYAGDGVSTHAPRMWGFQASGSAPIVRGEVVKDPSTIATAIRIGNPASWDFALAARDESGGFIDEVTDRQILSAYRLLASQEGVFVEPASAASVAGLLKAAEEGKVDPGQRIVCTVTGNGLKDPDWAVAGAPQPVTVPVDAATAAQKLGLV is encoded by the coding sequence ATGACCAGCAAGGGCACCCACCAGTGGCGCGGCATCATCGAGGAGTACCGGGACCGGCTTCCGGTCACGGCCACGACGCCGGTCGTCACCCTTCGTGAGGGCGGTACGCCGCTCGTTCCGGCGCAGGTCCTCTCCGAGCGCACGGGCTGCGAGGTGCACCTCAAGGTCGAGGGCGCCAACCCCACCGGTTCGTTCAAGGACCGCGGCATGACCATGGCCATCACCCGGGCCAAGGAGGAGGGGGCCAAGGCCGTCATCTGCGCCTCCACCGGCAACACCTCGGCCTCCGCCGCGGCGTACGCGGTGCGTGCGGGCATGGTCTGCGCCGTCCTCGTACCGCAGGGCAAGATCGCGCTCGGCAAGATGGGCCAGGCGCTCGTGCACGGCGCCAAGATCCTCCAGGTCGACGGCAACTTCGACGACTGCCTCACCCTGGCCCGCTCGCTCTCGGACAACTACCCGGTGGCGCTGGTCAATTCGGTCAACCCGGTCCGTATCGAGGGCCAGAAGACCGCCGCGTTCGAGATCGTCGACGCGCTCGGCGACGCCCCCGACATCCACGTCCTCCCGGTCGGCAACGCGGGCAACATCACCGCGTACTGGAAGGGGTACACCGAGTACGCCGGTGACGGCGTCTCCACCCACGCCCCGCGCATGTGGGGCTTCCAGGCCTCCGGCTCCGCGCCCATCGTGCGCGGCGAGGTCGTCAAGGACCCGTCCACCATCGCCACCGCGATCCGCATCGGCAACCCGGCCTCCTGGGACTTCGCCCTGGCGGCCCGGGACGAATCGGGCGGTTTCATCGACGAGGTGACGGACCGGCAGATCCTGTCCGCCTACCGGCTGTTGGCCTCCCAGGAGGGCGTCTTCGTGGAGCCCGCATCGGCCGCCTCGGTCGCCGGTCTGCTCAAGGCCGCCGAGGAGGGCAAGGTCGACCCCGGCCAGCGCATCGTCTGCACGGTCACCGGCAACGGACTCAAGGACCCCGACTGGGCCGTCGCGGGCGCCCCGCAGCCGGTCACGGTCCCGGTCGACGCGGCCACCGCGGCCCAGAAGCTCGGGCTCGTCTGA
- the prfA gene encoding peptide chain release factor 1, protein MFEAVEELIGEHAGLEKKLADPSVHADQANARKLNKRYAELTPIVSTYRAWKQTGEDIETAREYAADDPDFAAEVKDLEKEREELTEKLRLLLVPRDPSDDKDVLLEIKAGAGGDESALFAGDLLRMYLRYAERIGWKTEIIDSTESELGGYKDVQVAVKTKGGNGATEPGQGVWARMKYEGGVHRVQRVPSTESQGRIHTSAAGVLVTPEAEEVDVEIHANDLRIDVYRSSGPGGQSVNTTDSAVRITHLPTGVVASCQNEKSQLQNKEQAMRILRSRLLAAAQEAAEQEASDVRRSQVRTVDRSEKIRTYNFPENRISDHRVGFKAYNLDQVLDGELDAVIQACVDADSAAKLANA, encoded by the coding sequence ATGTTCGAGGCGGTCGAGGAACTGATCGGCGAACACGCCGGTCTTGAGAAGAAGCTCGCCGACCCGTCGGTCCACGCCGACCAGGCCAACGCGCGCAAGCTGAACAAGCGCTACGCGGAGCTGACCCCGATCGTCTCCACGTACCGGGCCTGGAAGCAGACCGGCGAGGACATCGAGACCGCCCGCGAGTACGCCGCGGACGACCCCGACTTCGCCGCCGAGGTCAAGGACCTGGAGAAGGAGCGCGAAGAGCTCACCGAGAAGCTCCGCCTCCTCCTCGTACCCCGCGACCCCAGCGACGACAAGGATGTCCTCCTGGAGATCAAGGCGGGCGCCGGCGGTGACGAGTCCGCCCTGTTCGCCGGTGACCTGCTGCGCATGTATCTGCGGTACGCCGAGCGCATCGGCTGGAAGACCGAGATCATCGACTCCACCGAGTCCGAGCTCGGCGGCTACAAGGACGTCCAGGTCGCCGTCAAGACCAAGGGCGGCAACGGCGCCACCGAGCCCGGCCAGGGCGTCTGGGCCCGGATGAAGTACGAGGGCGGCGTGCACCGCGTGCAGCGCGTGCCCTCCACCGAGTCCCAGGGCCGCATCCACACCTCCGCCGCGGGCGTGCTCGTCACCCCCGAGGCCGAGGAGGTCGACGTCGAGATCCACGCCAACGACCTCCGTATCGACGTCTACCGCTCCTCGGGCCCCGGCGGCCAGTCCGTCAACACGACCGACTCCGCCGTCCGCATCACGCACCTGCCGACCGGCGTCGTCGCCTCCTGCCAGAACGAGAAGAGCCAGCTCCAGAACAAGGAGCAGGCCATGCGCATCCTGCGCTCCCGGCTGCTGGCCGCCGCCCAGGAGGCCGCCGAGCAGGAGGCCTCCGACGTGCGCCGCAGCCAGGTCCGCACGGTCGACCGCTCCGAGAAGATCCGTACGTACAACTTCCCGGAAAACCGCATCTCGGACCACCGCGTCGGCTTCAAGGCGTACAACTTGGACCAGGTACTCGACGGAGAACTCGACGCCGTCATCCAGGCGTGCGTCGACGCCGACTCCGCCGCCAAGCTCGCCAACGCGTAA
- the thrB gene encoding homoserine kinase, which translates to MAGPAFRAAAVRVRVPATSANLGPGFDALGLSLGLYDDVVVRVADSGLHIDIAGEGSETLPRDESHLLVRSLRTAFDLLGGQPRGLEIVCANRIPHGRGLGSSSAAICAGIVAARAVTTGGDARLDDEALLELATEIEGHPDNVAACLLGGFTLAWMDGGAARAIRMDPAESVVPVVFVPGRPVLTETARGLLPRSVPHVDAALNAGRAALLVEALTRRPELLLAATEDRIHQEYRGPAMPESVELVHRLRADGVPAVISGAGPTVLALAEEGSADKVARLAGEGWAANRLALDAAGATVLPLAA; encoded by the coding sequence ATGGCCGGTCCCGCGTTCCGAGCCGCCGCCGTCAGGGTGCGCGTCCCCGCCACCAGCGCCAATCTGGGCCCGGGTTTCGACGCCCTCGGCCTCTCGCTGGGGCTGTACGACGACGTCGTCGTCCGGGTCGCCGACTCCGGGCTGCACATCGACATCGCAGGTGAGGGCAGCGAGACGCTTCCCCGCGACGAGAGCCACCTGCTCGTACGCTCCCTGCGCACCGCCTTCGACCTGCTCGGCGGACAGCCCCGCGGCCTGGAGATCGTCTGCGCCAACCGCATCCCGCACGGCCGCGGCCTCGGCTCCTCCTCCGCCGCCATCTGCGCCGGAATCGTCGCCGCCCGCGCCGTGACGACAGGCGGCGACGCCCGTCTCGACGACGAGGCCCTGCTGGAGCTGGCCACCGAGATCGAGGGCCACCCCGACAACGTCGCGGCCTGTCTGCTCGGCGGGTTCACCCTCGCGTGGATGGACGGCGGAGCGGCCCGCGCGATCCGGATGGACCCCGCGGAGTCCGTCGTTCCGGTGGTCTTCGTGCCCGGCCGGCCCGTGCTCACCGAGACGGCGCGCGGGCTGCTCCCGCGCTCCGTCCCGCACGTCGACGCGGCCCTCAACGCGGGCCGGGCGGCCCTGCTCGTCGAGGCGCTGACCAGGCGCCCCGAGCTGCTGCTCGCCGCCACCGAGGACCGCATCCACCAGGAGTACCGGGGCCCCGCGATGCCGGAGAGCGTCGAGTTGGTGCACCGGCTGCGCGCCGACGGCGTGCCCGCGGTGATCTCCGGCGCGGGCCCCACGGTGCTCGCGCTGGCGGAGGAGGGTTCCGCCGACAAGGTCGCCCGACTGGCGGGCGAGGGCTGGGCCGCGAACCGGCTGGCACTCGACGCCGCGGGCGCCACCGTGCTGCCGCTGGCCGCGTAA
- the rpmE gene encoding 50S ribosomal protein L31 codes for MKRDIHPEYVETQVSCTCGASFTTRSTIDGGNIRADVCSECHPFYTGKQKILDTGGRVARFEARFGKAAGSASK; via the coding sequence TTGAAGCGCGACATCCACCCCGAGTACGTCGAGACGCAGGTCAGCTGCACCTGCGGTGCGTCGTTCACCACCCGGAGCACCATCGACGGCGGCAACATCCGCGCCGACGTCTGCTCCGAGTGCCACCCGTTCTACACGGGCAAGCAGAAGATCCTCGACACCGGCGGCCGCGTGGCCCGCTTCGAGGCCCGCTTCGGCAAGGCTGCCGGCTCCGCCAGCAAGTAG
- a CDS encoding L-threonylcarbamoyladenylate synthase: MARRYDCNDATDRTSGLREAASAVRRGELVVLPTDTVYGIGADAFSSEGVADLLDAKGRGRNMPTPVLIGSPNTLHGLVTDFSEQAWELVDAFWPGALTLVAKHQPSLQWDLGDTRGTVAIRMPLHPVAIELLTEVGPMAVSSANLTGHPSPEDCDAAQGMLGDSVSVYLDGGPTPGIVPSSIVDVTGSVPVLLRAGALSVEELRKVVPDLEVAN, encoded by the coding sequence ATGGCACGGCGATACGACTGCAACGACGCCACCGACCGGACCAGCGGGCTGCGCGAGGCCGCGTCCGCCGTCCGCCGCGGCGAACTGGTCGTGCTGCCCACCGACACCGTGTACGGGATCGGTGCGGACGCCTTCAGCTCCGAGGGCGTCGCCGACCTGCTGGACGCCAAGGGGCGCGGCCGCAACATGCCCACCCCCGTCCTCATCGGCTCCCCGAACACCCTGCACGGCCTGGTCACCGACTTCTCCGAGCAGGCCTGGGAGCTGGTCGACGCGTTCTGGCCCGGCGCCCTCACCCTGGTCGCCAAGCACCAGCCCTCGCTCCAGTGGGACCTGGGCGACACCCGCGGCACCGTCGCCATCCGGATGCCGCTGCACCCCGTCGCCATCGAGCTGCTGACCGAGGTCGGCCCGATGGCCGTCTCCAGCGCCAACCTCACCGGACACCCCTCTCCCGAGGACTGCGACGCCGCCCAGGGCATGCTCGGCGACTCCGTCTCCGTCTACCTCGACGGCGGCCCGACGCCCGGCATCGTGCCGTCCTCGATCGTCGACGTCACCGGCAGTGTCCCGGTCCTCCTGCGGGCCGGTGCGCTCTCCGTCGAGGAGCTGCGCAAGGTGGTCCCCGACCTCGAGGTGGCCAATTGA
- a CDS encoding low molecular weight phosphatase family protein, translating into MTAPEGRGIAGRTDTFRILHVSTGNVCRSPITERLTRHALTHRLGDPLSGGLIVESAGTWGHEGAPMEANAEVVLADFGADASGFVGRELLDEHVIRADLVLTATRDHRAQVISMGHSAGLRTFTLKEFTRLVRAIDPATLPDPLDEGVVERARALVRAAAALRGWLLAPTAEADEVYDPYGAPITFFRSIGDEINQALDPVVTALTGVRAPH; encoded by the coding sequence TTGACCGCCCCCGAGGGGCGTGGCATAGCGGGGCGGACCGACACCTTCCGCATCCTCCACGTCAGCACCGGCAACGTCTGCCGCTCGCCCATCACCGAGCGGCTGACCCGCCATGCCCTGACGCACCGCCTCGGCGACCCGCTCAGCGGCGGCCTGATCGTGGAGAGCGCGGGCACCTGGGGCCATGAGGGCGCCCCCATGGAGGCCAACGCCGAGGTCGTCCTCGCCGACTTCGGCGCGGACGCCAGCGGCTTCGTCGGCCGCGAGCTCCTCGACGAGCACGTGATCCGCGCCGACCTCGTCCTCACCGCCACCCGCGACCACCGCGCCCAGGTCATCTCCATGGGCCACTCCGCGGGCCTGCGGACCTTCACGCTCAAGGAGTTCACCCGGCTGGTGCGGGCGATAGACCCCGCCACCCTGCCCGACCCCCTCGACGAGGGCGTCGTGGAGCGCGCCCGCGCCCTGGTCCGCGCCGCCGCCGCACTGCGCGGCTGGCTGCTGGCCCCGACCGCCGAGGCGGACGAGGTCTACGACCCGTACGGGGCGCCCATCACGTTCTTCCGCTCCATCGGCGACGAGATCAACCAGGCGCTGGACCCGGTGGTCACGGCGCTCACGGGCGTACGCGCGCCGCACTGA
- the rho gene encoding transcription termination factor Rho encodes MSDTTDLMGVTADKNVDSAAPAEGAATGTTARRRRSGTGLEGMVLAELQQVASGLGIRGTARMRKSQLIEVIKEAQAGGGSAAPKASSKAGTGDGAPAAEAAESKPKRRATSKARTGDDAAAAEKAAQQQIDIPGQPASDDQPTGERRRRRATAQAGSPDTKAEAKTEAKAEPQAEQKTEDRGEPKGDAKAEAAADTAEGRRGDRQGRGDRERGDRGERGERRERQRDRRGKGDDQGQQGGGQQQRPQRQGQGQSQGQQNRDNGPQDDFDDEAGGRRGRRGRYRDRRGRRGRDDFASDVQVADDDVLIPVAGILDILDNYAFIRTSGYLPGPNDVYVSLAQVRKNGLRKGDHVTGAVRQPKDGERREKFNALVRLDSVNGMAPESGRGRPEFQKLTPLYPQDRLRLETDSNILTTRIIDLVAPIGKGQRGLIVAPPKTGKTMILQAIANAITVNSPECHLMVVLVDERPEEVTDMQRSVKGEVISSTFDRPAEDHTTVAELAIERAKRLVELGHDVVVLLDSITRLGRAYNLAAPASGRILSGGVDSTALYPPKRFFGAARNIEDGGSLTILATALVETGSRMDEVIFEEFKGTGNMELKLDRKLSDKRIFPAVDVDASSTRKEEILLGTDELAVVWKLRRVLHALDQQQAIELLLDRMKKTQSNAEFLLQIQKTTPGSGNGND; translated from the coding sequence GTGAGCGACACCACCGATCTGATGGGCGTGACTGCCGACAAGAACGTCGACAGCGCCGCGCCCGCCGAAGGTGCTGCCACTGGCACCACCGCACGGCGCCGCCGCTCCGGCACCGGCCTCGAGGGCATGGTCCTGGCCGAGCTGCAGCAGGTCGCGTCCGGCCTCGGCATCAGGGGTACTGCGCGGATGCGCAAGAGCCAGCTGATCGAGGTCATCAAGGAGGCGCAGGCGGGCGGCGGATCCGCCGCCCCCAAGGCCTCCTCCAAGGCTGGCACCGGGGACGGCGCCCCCGCCGCCGAGGCGGCGGAGAGCAAGCCCAAGCGGCGCGCCACCTCCAAGGCGCGCACCGGGGACGACGCCGCCGCTGCCGAGAAGGCGGCCCAGCAGCAGATCGACATCCCCGGCCAGCCGGCCAGCGACGACCAGCCCACGGGCGAGCGCCGTCGCCGCCGCGCCACCGCGCAGGCGGGCAGCCCCGACACCAAGGCCGAGGCGAAGACCGAGGCCAAGGCGGAGCCGCAGGCAGAGCAGAAGACCGAGGACCGGGGCGAGCCCAAGGGCGACGCCAAGGCCGAGGCCGCCGCCGACACCGCCGAGGGCCGCCGTGGCGACCGCCAGGGCCGTGGTGACCGCGAGCGCGGTGACCGGGGCGAGCGCGGGGAGCGCCGTGAGCGCCAGCGCGACCGCCGGGGCAAGGGCGACGACCAGGGCCAGCAGGGCGGCGGGCAGCAGCAGCGCCCGCAGCGCCAGGGCCAGGGGCAGAGCCAGGGCCAGCAGAACCGTGACAACGGTCCGCAGGACGACTTCGACGACGAGGCGGGCGGCCGCCGCGGCCGCCGTGGCCGCTACCGCGACCGCCGTGGCCGCCGTGGCCGCGACGACTTCGCCAGCGATGTGCAGGTGGCCGACGACGACGTCCTGATCCCCGTCGCGGGCATCCTGGACATCCTCGACAACTACGCGTTCATCCGGACCTCCGGCTACCTGCCGGGCCCGAACGACGTGTACGTCTCGCTCGCCCAGGTCCGTAAGAACGGCCTGCGCAAGGGCGACCACGTCACCGGTGCGGTGCGCCAGCCCAAGGACGGCGAGCGGCGCGAGAAGTTCAACGCGCTGGTCCGCCTCGACTCGGTCAACGGCATGGCCCCCGAGTCCGGCCGCGGCCGCCCCGAGTTCCAGAAGCTGACCCCGCTCTACCCGCAGGACCGGCTCCGTCTGGAGACCGACTCCAACATCCTGACGACGCGGATCATCGACCTGGTGGCCCCGATCGGCAAGGGCCAGCGCGGGCTCATCGTGGCCCCGCCGAAGACCGGCAAGACGATGATCCTCCAGGCCATCGCCAACGCCATCACGGTCAACAGCCCCGAGTGCCACCTGATGGTCGTCCTGGTCGACGAGCGTCCGGAAGAGGTCACCGACATGCAGCGGTCGGTGAAGGGCGAGGTCATCTCCTCGACCTTCGACCGCCCCGCCGAGGACCACACCACCGTCGCCGAGCTGGCCATCGAGCGCGCCAAGCGCCTCGTGGAGCTGGGTCACGACGTGGTCGTCCTCCTCGACTCGATCACCCGTCTGGGCCGTGCGTACAACCTCGCGGCGCCCGCCTCCGGCCGCATCCTCTCCGGTGGTGTCGACTCGACCGCGCTCTACCCGCCGAAGCGCTTCTTCGGTGCCGCGCGCAACATCGAGGACGGCGGCTCGCTGACCATCCTGGCCACCGCGCTCGTCGAGACCGGCTCGCGCATGGACGAGGTGATCTTCGAGGAGTTCAAGGGCACCGGCAACATGGAGCTCAAACTCGACCGGAAGCTCTCGGACAAGCGCATCTTCCCGGCGGTGGACGTCGACGCGTCCTCCACCCGTAAGGAAGAGATCCTGCTGGGCACCGACGAGCTGGCGGTCGTCTGGAAGCTGCGCCGGGTGCTGCACGCACTCGACCAGCAGCAGGCGATCGAGCTCCTCCTGGACCGGATGAAGAAGACCCAGTCCAACGCGGAGTTCCTGCTCCAGATCCAGAAGACGACGCCGGGTAGCGGAAACGGCAACGACTGA